In Hydractinia symbiolongicarpus strain clone_291-10 chromosome 15, HSymV2.1, whole genome shotgun sequence, one DNA window encodes the following:
- the LOC130629187 gene encoding transcription factor Sox-14-like — MLRTTASPYLPSEAQEDVPALAKLVNLSSSEETSQSIKTEAHDVPSLVQVDANSNYPPSQPPPPPSHQTSHQSSHHSPQPRSQQSGQSLGQGQPEEDDDHVKRPMNAFMVWSRTERRKLALKYPNMLNCEISKLLGAEWSRMNEEEKSPYIQESKRLRTIHSQKYPDYSYKPRRRKRKVTQSQTVYPPINFPSGATALPPYQFSGSGYGKMPSDAFKMPGFADNGYQVPLQDPNKALNYLNAMALPADMKSYYNMTAPGSNMFSPATSNYSSLSLGGPSSQNSLYSSQSNYMPPLFKDHQF, encoded by the exons ATGCTCCGAACAACTGCTTCACCTTATCTTCCTTCCGAAGCCCAGGAAGATGTCCCTGCGTTAGCGAAGCTGGTTAATCTCTCCTCGTCAGAAGAAACTAGTCAATCTATTAAGACGGAAGCACACGATGTGCCTAGTTTAGTACAAGTCGATGCCAACTCTAATTATCCTCCGTCccaaccaccaccaccacccagTCATCAAACTAGCCATCAATCAAGTCACCATTCTCCGCAACCTAGGTCGCAGCAATCTGGACAAAGTCTTGGTCAAGGACAG CCCGAAGAAGATGATGATCATGTCAAAAGACCAATGAATGCATTTATGGTATGGTCAAGAACAGAAAGGAGAAAACTGGCCCTAAAATATCCAAACATGTTGAATTGTGAGATCAGTAAATTGCTTGGAGCGGAATGGAGCCGTATGAATGAAGAAGAAAAATCACCATACATTCAAGAAAGCAAACGACTTCGTACAATCCATAGCCAAAAATATCCAGATTATTCTTACAAGCCTAGAAGACGAAAGCGCAAAGTTACGCAAAGCCAAACGGTTTATCCGCCTATTAATTTCCCGTCCGGTGCAACAGCTTTGCCACCGTACCAATTCTCAGGATCCGGATATGGTAAAATGCCAAGTGATGCATTTAAAATGCCTGGTTTTGCTGACAATGGTTATCAAGTTCCTTTACAAGATCCCAATAAAGCATTGAACTATTTAAACGCAATGGCTCTTCCAGCTGACATGAAATCATACTACAACATGACCGCGCCCGGTTCAAATATGTTCTCTCCGGCAACAAGCAATTACTCCTCGCTTTCTTTGGGTGGACCCAGCTCTCAGAACAGTCTGTATTCATCACAAAGTAATTACATGCCTCCATTATTTAAGGATCATCAGTTTTAG